The genomic interval ATGACATCCCTGTTACAGAAGGCCAGGGTGATGTTCTGGCATGATGGTGAGATGATCAAGGCTCCTAGAATCTCTATTGTGATACAGAACTGAAAATTGCGATAACAGACATCAAAGAGTAACAGTggattcctgatttttttttttcgtgtgaGAGCAAgtttttttctgggttctctgcaTATTAGTAttgaaaaaacaaagacaaaaattataaagcTTATGAGTAGCTGCACACGGTTGCTAGGAGCTACAGTTGTTGTCACTTGATTTACCTTGCCATAATCTGTCATCTTCTAAGATGCTTCCATATTCTTCACAGATCAGTTGGTGAGTTGAGATGAAAATGTGACAAAAAAGCACCATCCTTGCAACTTTCAAGTCTTTGATGGTAACAATGACCTTGACAATTTCACCCATTTGCAAAGAAACTTTAGATTTACTATTCTGGAGGAAAATAACAGTTCCACGGGTTCTTATTTGGCTATTTCTAACGTAATAGGCCTTCCTCCTGGATCAGGAGCCAGGCATTTCTTTCTAGCCATGCACACAGTTAACTGGGAAGGATAGCCTTGGAGTTCTATTCTCCTCATAAGGTAGACTCCAGGAAAAACAACATTTCTCAGATAGCCTCCGTAGCAAAGCTGGTAGACTGTAGTGATGCCATGCGTTCCCAGACTTGTTGCACCAGTGTTCAATAATCTCTAAAATATCTAGGTGTTTTCCTCTGTTATAGTATATGGGTTCCCTAGTAAAAGGGCTCAGGTCTCTTTGGGAGAAGGGTGGGAAGAACAGTGATCACATGTACGTGTGATGTTGTCAAGACTCCAGCCTCCTCTTCATTCAAAGGGCTGTGAGTTTTTGAGCTGATTCAAATGCAGGAATTGGGTAAGAGGCTGTTACTCTCTATTTGAGGCTCAAACCAGACCTTTCTTTATCCATCCTGAAGTTTTCTGTTACACAGACCTAATAGGACATTTGTAAACTATCCATGAATTTTGTGTCAGAGACTTTACTATCCCTTAGCAAGTAGCAAAGATCCCTGTGGGTTGAAGCATGTACTTCCCACTGTGGCCCAGCTGCCTAATATTTGGTCCACACCCATTTTATCTCTGATGGTTGGATGCTGCTATTTGACATCCAGAAAGACCATGTCAGTGGTAGCATCTTCCACTCACGTTATTGCCTAAAGAGAGCCAGCTAACAAGCTTTTTAGAGGTGTTGATACTCCCCCCCGACATGCAGTTATCTACATCCTGGTGGGCGCCATGTCTTCCATGCTCACTCAGATATGAGGTTAAGGGATAGATTAGTGGACAGTCCAATCTTCTACATTCCTATCTCTCTAGGACTTTGGTATCTTTCTTGCTCATTACACTGAGGAATTTCTGGCGTATCAATTTCTCTTAAGAAGGCCACCACTGAATTCAATTTCATTCTGCCAAGAGCAAGTTGCTAGAGGCACTTCAGGGTGGTCAAGCTAATTAATTTAACCTAGACTATCTTTACAGAGTATGCCTAATGAAATATTTAGCCTAATCCAAAACTACGTCCAGCCCTCTCTAGCCTATATCCCTCAGAATCTGTGAATCGCTACTCGAGGGCTTGTGCTGGGCCCTGTTGGCCAGTGAAGGCTCTCAGGTCTAATCCGGTAAGACAAGACACTGGCACAAGTGAGGCAAAGTGACTTTGTTACTCACATGTAGTCACAAGGATAAACACAAGCCTAGGGTCCACGGCAAGCCAGCCTTTCAGTGAGAAGGAAAGTGGTGCAGTGCAGATGGAATCTCATTGGTATGTGTTCCACATTccactgcagctgagggaccctgGAAGTACTTCGTTCTGGGTTTTATACCCTGGGTGCAGCTTGGATTGCTGAGCATAAGTACTGCAGAACATCCTAGTCTGGGAGGAAGGAAGATATAGCCTGGGAGGTTCTGGACATTTCCTTCTTATCTTAGGATGTTGCATTGCAAGCAAGAGAGGGAAGAGCTGGGCCGGCCAAGGCTATCCAGGGACCTGTCCTGCAGGCAGTACTAAAGTTTTCTCAGTTACATAGACTTAATGGGACCTTAGAGAACcatccatcattttttttttttttgcctagagaCTTTACTCTCCTTTAAAAGTATATGtgaaacatacttttaaaaagtttctgtTAATGGGCAGTTCTTACAAATCATTGGTGTGTAAACCTTTTCCTAGGTATGATTTGTTTTTAGCATCCCAGGGCCCACAGGGTTCTGCACCTAGTTATAGGTTAGAGACAATGTccgggaggggtggggaggaggcctGGAGGACATTTTAAGAGGTTAATGCTATGAATGAAGCCATTAGGAGGTCTTTAAGCAAGGCAGGAAGAGGATCATCAGATTGGGAAGGAGGGGTGTTTTCCATTATACAGGTCTTTGGGGGTTAGGAGTATAAGGCCCCCAAATCCTCTTCTTTGGTCCAGTTCCCATATTCAAGATTATAGTCATTCCTCTTTGATGCCTTAATATCCACCAATGAAATCAGGCAATACAGTGAATTCCTCTGACTCTGAGTGTTGGCAACCCTCAGACTCAACCCTTGACTTTGATTTTTGGCTACAGAAGCCCTCTGTCTGCAGTAAAGATAAGTGATTCTTTCAGCACAGCCATAGAAATCAAAGAAAGTCCCTGGTTTTCTGACCATGCCTTGGGCTAACAAATACTTtggaaattgttttctttctttaagctCTTCAGCTCAGAAGCAGCCAGCTTACCTTATCATCCTTGCATTCCATTTATTTGAAGGCTTCTTGACAGCAGACACTTCTAGAATCAATTACTACACCCACCAGAGTTCTAAGTTGCAAAGAGCAAGGCTCACTGGAGCTAGTTCAATCAGGACTGCAATTTATTAATCATATGAGAGGCTCCTGGAGACTGCAGATGGGCCAGGGAGCAGCTTGAACAATGGCATGGACAGCTTGCTCCAGGGGAAATCTGACAGGTGTCCTGCACATTGTGTCACAGCCTGCTCCATGATGCTAGATTGGGGGGTGCCACCACTGGGACCTCTTCCTGTTATGTCTCAGCCAAGACCCACTAGCCTTCCTGAAATGCTTTAAGGGCATCACCCCTTTCACATCACTCTTTTCTGAGCTGGAATCTCCAGTGAATGCATGGGACTGGCAGAGCTCATGCCACATGCCTGCACTCTGCTCTCAAGGTGCTAGGAAAGCAAGGTGTTCCTTTAACTTTGGGTGAGAGCACAAGGTGAGAAatcctgcagactttacataggGATTCAAAAGGTATTATGAATACTTTACAAATATGAAGGTAGCTGTGGACTTTAACCAATGCCCACTGCCAGCCCCAAATATCACCTACCCCAAATGCCACCTCCTATCACCCAATCTAAAATGGCCCTCACCCAGGATACTCTTTGTGCATAGTCACATCTTTTAAGGCATATATCATATTTTGCAACTATCTTGCTgattatttgctatttttctgtCTCTCACCTAATTAAAATGTAAAGCTTTAGAAGAGCTTAGCACAGTTCCTGGTAGATGGTTGgtactctgtaaatatttgttgaattaatgtaGCTGTAAAATGAGATGTTTCTGAATAATGATCTTGATGATGGTTTTCAAATTGTCTAACACTTTTTTCTCAAGGTGCTGCTGGATGGCCACCTAGGTGGGGAATCCCCATCTGGGACGGAGCTCTCATCTATCTCTGCCCCTGCATCAGCCCAAGGAGTTTAATCTCTTCATTGTTAGCTAAACAGTAAAcaatagagtttttaaaattacctatTTAACAGTGAGTTTTTTGACACCTCAAATTGTAAACTATTTCCTCCCTGGGTTAAGTCATTTATACAGGAATTGTTGGTTGCTGCAATAAAGTGAGACAGGTGACCTTAatcaataattttgtatttttgaaatcCTTACCCTGAATTGGAAACCTACTAAGTTGTTCATCTGTTCAGAACCCTACAAGAGCTTGCCAATCCCTAGAATACTAACTCCTCCCCCAGCAGCACTCAGAGCCCCTGACAACTTACTGTCCCcctttctttctatctttgtTTCCTTCTGTCCTGCACAATGAGCTCACATTTCAATCCATGTGTGATGAACACACTCTCAGAATGTCAGAACTGAAAAGGACTCAAAAAGCAATCTTGTTAAACCTCTTGTTTTAATACAGGAAAATGCTAAATCCCAATGAGGTTAACTGATAGAAACATAGTACACACTACTTAATATTCATTGACTGAGTAAATTTCCCAAGATCATACTCCTATTTAGTGGAATAGTTCAACTTTGAAAGCAGCCTCTGAGCATTTTTATCCagtgtttaaatttttgtttcagtCCTAGTAATgaataacatttactgagcactcactAAGTGCCAGGTATATACAGGAACACATTTAATCCTTGCAGCACCCTTATGGAGAAGGTTACTATTGTTATCCTACCTCaaagctgagaaaactgaggcacagtaaaGCTTATGTAATTTAATCATAGCTGCACGGTTAATAAGTGCCAGAGTGGGGATTTGAACTCCAGAGCCTGTGTGCATGATGACTGTGTGATTCTGCCTACTGTGGGCTGAACTGTTTCTCCTCAAAATTCATGCATTAACTTCCTAACCCCAGGAACTCataatgtgattgtatttggagataaggtctttagAGAGCTAATGACAGTAAAATGAGGTCACCgggatgggccctaatccaacaggACTTGTGTCCTTATGAggagaagagattaggacacaggcacgcacaaagggaagaccatgtgggacgcagggagaaggtggccatccacaagccaaggagagaggctcaggagaaaccaatcctgctgacgctttgatctcagacttccagcctccagtacAGTGAgaacataaatttctgttgtttaaaccacggGGTTGTCCCTAACCTCCAGACCGTGGACCTGTATTGTTCAGTGGCCTGTTGGGAACCAGGCtgtacagcaggaggtgagtggctgcGGGTCAGTGAGCATTATGGCCTGAGTTCCGCCtgctgtcagatcagcggcagcattagattctcacaggagcgcaaaccctgttgtgaactgcgcatgcgaggcATCTAGATTgtacgctccttatgagaatctaactaatgcctgacgatctgaggtgaaacagtttcatctTGAGACCATCATCCCTCCTACACCGCCCCCAGcccccgccatctgtggaaaaattgtcttccatgaaacccgtccctggtgccaaaaatgctGGGGACTGCTGGTTTAAACCACTCAGCAGGCcgcggcgtggtggctcacgcctgtaatcccagcactttgggaggcctcggcgggcagatcacgaggttaagagatcgagataatcctggccaacatggtgaaaccccgtctctactaaaaatacaaaaattagctgggcatggtggcgcatgaatgtagtcccagctactcgggaggctgaggcaggataatctcttgaaccctggaggcggaggttgcagtgagccgagatcgtgccactgcactccagcccgagcaacagagtgagactcagtctcagaaaaaccaaaacaaacaaacaaaaaacaacaacaacaaaaccctctCAGCCTATgacactttgttacagcagcctgagcaaACTAAGACACTGCCTACACGTGCATACCGACTCCCATATCTCCCAAAGCCTCGGTATCTTCTTTCATAGCATTCCCTCCATCTCCAGTGTTCTTTGTCCCACTTTTTACCTCCCTTCTTTCATCCTTCCATCATGTCCCTATTCTTCCTGGACCACCTTAGTTACTATCTCCTCCatgaagctttttaaaattaaccgCTAGCCTTCCGGAAGGAAGCAGCTAACTATGGCGACTGCCACGGAGCAGTGGGTTCTGGTGGAGATGGTACAGGTGCTTTACGAGGCTCCTGCTTACCATCTTATTTTGGAAGGGATTCTGATACTCTGGATAATCAGACTTCTTTTCTCTAAGACTTACAAATTACAAGAACGATCTGATCTTACagtcaaggaaaaagaagaactGATTGAAGAGTGGCAACCAGAACCTCTTGTTCCTCCTGTCCCAAAAGACCATCCTGCTCTCAACCGCAACATTGTTTcaggacggagtcttgctctgtcaccagtctggagtgcagtggtgcaatctcggctcactgcaacctccacctcccaggttcaagccattctcctgcctcagcctcccgagtagctgggactacaggcacaagccaccatgccggcctaatttttgtattttcagtagagacggagtttcaccatgttggccagaatgatctcgatctccttttttttaattaaaaagtaaactttaatgtcgaaaatgcaaacttggggagggcagaaagatcacacacaaggctgtcacttcacacttggaaggTTGCGCCGCCGTCCTGTCTGCAAAGTGAGTAGTGCCAagtgtgatccgcccgcctgggcctcccaaagtgctggattacaggcgtgagccaccacgcctgccctgccgtgtcttctttctcctcctaagCAGCTGTTTTCGTCTCCTGAATTTTGATGTTCTACTTAACACCCTCATGTTCTTACGCATGTTGCCCTGCTGGAGGCGTCCTTCTCTTTGGGAAGCCTGACCCACCAACAGTGCCTCAGGAGATAGACATGGAAGCTTAGCCGGTGGGGGCCCCTCATCTCTATCCCACCTCAGTTGCAGGGGAGGGGTCAGTTGCAGCTGCAGTGGTGGCCCCGACAGTTTTCTTTTGCGGGACCTGTGGCCGGCAGCTCTGGGTGGAGAAGACCTACTTGATCCAAGAACTGCAGGATCCTTGGGCTGCATGTCCTCCCCCACCATCAGCAAGCCTGGAGAGCTGGGCAGGTGGTCTTTACCCAGCACCTTCAAGGCTGCCTTCTCTGGCCACAGGGAGCAGCCCGGAACTGGGGCAGGGAGCACTGTTGGAAGTGGGTCAGGCTTCCCAAAGGGAAGGATGCCTCCAGCAGGGCTGTGTGAACTGGCGACTCCATGGCCCTTGGAGTAGAAACTCACTGCATGCACCTGGGCCTTGTCAGTCTGGTTCTTTTCTGTCAAGATCTTGAGGTGGACATTTCCCTCCAAGGGCCTGGGATTGTACCAGGAGGAAGTGAGGTTTCCCTGAGTCTCCAGGGGCCTAGAGGTGGAGGCTGCTTCCCCATTACTACAGGGGCCCATTTTATTGTCCTCCTGCCCCTGGATCTCTACCTGGTCTTTCACCTCCGTTGCTTCTTTGGGCTCTTCTGCCCTCACCTCCATCTTCAGGAGCCTGGCTGGGATCACCTGCTCATCTAATGAAGGAAGTTGAAGGTTAAACTTGCCTCTGAGACGAGGGATCCTCACGGGGCTGAGGTGTCCAAACATCATGGAGTTGCGAGCAGACAGCACGGGTTTCTTCCTCGAGGGGGGGCTCCAGACCACAGGAGGCAGGACCCTCTGTGGGGTGCCCGTGTTCCGAGGGATAAGACACAGCCTCATAGGGGCGTCGTCCCACCTGGCTGGAAAAGAAGGCCCAAGATGTCGCTGATGGTTGAAGAGGAGTGGGAAACAGCCCCAGATTCCTGGGGCAGGCACAGGTGTAGGAGCCGCGGGGTGAGCCCGGccagctgggaaggcctcacggACAAGACGAGCAGGTTGCTGATGGCATGGCCAGGACCTGTGGCGGAACCAGGAACAAAATACGCTTAGTGAGTTGCCCATTTTGAGTGAGTTGTGCACAGACAAAACTAAGGGTCAGAAGTGGAGAGGATACTCCTAAGTCACCCACTTCTCTGTGGCCGGGTGCACACTGGGCATCTGGGAGTTTATGACATCACCATGgggctggtgacagagccagggtgTGGAGGAGTGCTTAGGAGCCCAGCAAGGGTGCCTACAAGAGGACTCAAAGGGCAAAGGGTGAGACCCTTCCACCGGTCCAGCTGGACTCTAGCCTCAGGGACGTCCTGCTCCTGGGGGCAGGTGTGTGGCCCTGGATGGGCCCCCCTGTGGGGCTGTTGGGCGTGCGGGGCTGATCCACCAGAGCCCTTCCGCCTGGCACCTGGCCCAGGTGCTGGCTGGCATCCAGTGGCCCTGTCTTGGCCGGCCCTATCCCCCAGGTTACAGGGCCAGAACCTGGAAGCAGAGCACAGGACCAGCCAGATCCTGCCAGGCTCCCCCGGGGCCTCTCCAGTGCCTCTGTGCCGCCTGGAGCCAGGCCCACCTTCTCCATGGCTGCCGTGGCCTCAAGGGCCACCAGTCTCGCTCCGCAGGCTTCCAAAGAGAGGACACGGTGCCCTGACCTGACTGGATGCGCCTCTTACCGCATGCCTCCCTGGCAGGCAGGGTCTCCACTTTTTACAAATTTGCCTGAGACCATTCCTCAGGTCATTCAGGTGGTCATGGCCCAGCCAGGCTTTGAACCCGGGCTGTGCGATTCCACAGCGGGCGCTCTGGCCTGTGTGCCTCATGATCATGGATACAGcatctattcttatttttttcctgtagtcCTGGGGTACTTAGCACCGTGGCATATCTGTAATAAGCACATGCACACCTCGAAGGAGGTCTTCACTTCAACATACAAGTTGACCATGGCATGCTCTGGGCTCCAGTCCTCTACAAAGATGTAGGGCAGGAACTACCAGTTGTCAGCACAGCACCATCCCACATTGCTCTTCTAATGGAGCCTTTCACCCCAGATGTTCTTTCTCGTCTGATGGGAAGGATCCAAGTATGTAAAGATTATGTTCTAGATCAGCTTTGGTCTGTCCTAAAAGAAATTTGCCAGTGGACTATTCCATACGGATAAAAGTCAGTTTCTCCGGTCTTCCTGGAATGTGTCTAGAAAGCAAATAcattatttacaagttcatagtaGATCAATGTATTGGATTAAAATATGACAAACATAATTTGGTCATTGTGAGCATGCCAGCTCAGTCAACTATTCACCACACATGATGCCCTAAATATAACTCTAGGTTTTCTATGCCCAAGAGAGAGACGTACTCTTGGGTGTCTGGACTAGGGAAACATGTATGAAAAACCATTTGGCCACTCTACATCTTATTATTGGAGAATTGAAATCATCTATATTCAAAGATATTATTAAAAGgcaagaagttaaaaataaataaataaataaatgaaattaacccCTAAAATATGCAATTGCTCTATTGTTGTCCTTCCTACACCTTGTTTACCTCTGCATGGTGGGCTTAATACATTCTGCCTTGATTTGTGATTAATCTGTGCAACTGTTTTATACCCCCCTACTAGATAATGAGTTATCTAAAGACAATGGCTGAGACGAATTCATCTTTGTTCAGTTCAAGTTATATTTACGAGGCCCCTGCTGTATGCACCCAGCACTATGCCAGGAGGTCAAAGTACAAGGCTAAGGCATGATCTCTGTCCTGAGGCACTTACAGTCTAGTAAAGGAAACTTTATGTTCTTGGCAATACCCATAACACTACTTCACATTTCTTATTATCTAATATGACTTGGTTGAATTTAATTGAAAATTGATCTACTCCAGAGAAGataaattaaagatgtaaatgagAGCAGGTTGTTTTACAAAATAGCACCAGCCTCTGAGGCAAGAGATCTTTATTCCTGGTTGAGTGGGCTGGGTATGGCCATGCAGGGAAGGTGGCCACAGCCAGCCCAGGTAACTCCTTGGCAAGTGCATCTGAAGCCTGGGACATCACAGTCAGACAAACATAAAATCCAGATGTCTCCTGTGAAATGACTGTGTAGCAGAGGCTTTCATTAGACAAACTTGAGTCTGTAAATTTACATAACAACCATGCAAGCTGGAGACTTGTATATCAGAGTGTGAAGCCCCTACCTtgtggcaggaggctgaggctggaccaATGCATGCATCTGATCATCTCAGACTCTGTAAGACCCGATCTTGCTCTTTGATGCCACCTCAAGATGAATGCTGATGGCAAACAGCCTTCTGAGGCAATTACAAAAGACTGATTTCGTTATATCTACTCAGAAGTCGCCCATCTCTGGTACCCAGGTAAATCAATTTTCAATTAAATTCAACAAAGCtgtattaaataataagaaatgtGAAGTAGAGTTATGGGTATTGCCAGGAACATAAAGTTTCCTTTACTGGACTGTGAGTGCCTGAGGACAGAGACCATGCCTTAGCCTTGTACTTTGGTACCCAAGTATAGGGTGGGGTAGGACAGGCGGAGGAATGAAAAGGGCTCCTCTGTGTTTCATATTTGACCTTGCTTGTGGTTTTGTTACAAAAGCCTGGACATTATGAGTCAATAATGAAATCTATTCCATCTTGCTAGGGAGAATATTATATTCTCAATTATTTCATGATAGCtatataatgttttattaatGACTCCAATATAGCCTAACATCATTCCAAAACAGGTTAAAAGCACTCTTGAAATTGCTGCAAACTAAAAATGCAAGGTGGGCAACGGCCATCATAGGTCCAAATATTCTACATGCTTGGACCTTGAAGTGATAGtagtgggaaggaaggagaaagggaagtggaggaagaggaggtagggaagagggaaggggaagtAGAAGAGGAGgcctgactgggtgtggtggtgtcatgcctttaatcccagcgtttgggaggctggggtaggagaattgcttgagctcaggagtttgagaccagcctgggcaatgtaagaagaccctatctctacaaaaaataaattagccagatgtggtggcacacacctgtggtcccagctacttaggaggctgaggccagaggatcccttgagcccaggaggtcaaggttgcaatcagccatgattgcaccactgtattccagcctgggaaacagagtgagatcctttcttaaaaaaaaaaaagagaggctggATCATTCACTTTTGTTTCACTTTTGTGATCCATTTTCTCACTTAAGGAGATTCTCCTGTCCCTCCTCAGAATCCTCACACTAAAGGTTAGATCTCTGTCTTCTACTTATAATCTCTCTGTAACTGGACCCTTCTCACCAGCTTTTGAAGATGCTGCTTCACTTACATCCATTCCATGGGGTCCTGACTCTATTTCTTAGATCCCTAGTAGGGAAGCTGACGAAAATCTTGGAATAAACTCCAGAAAGGGAGGAGGGCTGCCTATCTGCTGAGGAGAAACAGAAGGGGTGGACGAGCGGGTGGTGGAGGGAATGTCAACTTTATTCTGACAAGATTGTTTGTGTAATAACACCCTGTAGGGAACACAGAATTTGGgtgatgtatttttaaagcacattAACCATTACACATACAAAGGATCGAACAGGTAGAGGCAAACAGTAATCTCAAGATGAATTAATCCAGTTGTGGCCTCAGAAACCTGAAACTTTCCGTGGTTTTCTTGAAAGCAACCAATAATTGGGAACTCTCGATACAAGAAGTGCTCACTAAAAAAGAGGCAGAATGAAATCATTGTTAAACCTTACATTTTAAAGGTATATTGATGCTGTTTTCTTTACAGAGAAGCTGATGAAAGTGGTACTCCCCACTCCACCCTAAACCAGTATTTTTCTTGTCCCCTTTGGGTGGCCTGTGTCCTTAGTCTAACACCATCGGGATCTTTGTAGTCTTTGAGCTCGTTAACCTTTCACTCTCACTCAGAATCCCGTGAGTGATCCTCAGGAGGCACATGGTGTTTGCCTCAGGCAAGCTCAGAGCTTCTGCAGACACTTTGTAAGACAACCTGTCAGGCTTTTCCCATTAGCAGCAGGGCCTGGGTTCACACCTGCCACCCCCGCGACTGATTGTGTATCCTCTTTCCCACGTGTTCTGTCTTTTCTTCAGAGAACTGGAATCTCGCATGATCTTGGATTTTCTAGTGAGGTTATTCCATAAGCAGGCATCCCTGAGTTGATTATGAACATGTACCTCTGGTTACCTACGCATTGCCATCATTTCTGTAGATTTACTACCTGTGAAAGAATGGAAAGAGACAGGAGAAATAATCCAGTCCCATGATTCTCAGTGTCTTAGTCAGTTCcagctactataacaaaatacttcagactgagtggtttaaacagcaaacttatttttcatagttctcaagactgggaagtccaaggtcaaggtgtctagggattcagtgtctggtgagggctctcttcctggtttgcaaatGGCCACCTTCTGGCTGAACTTTCTcatggcagagagaaaggaaaagaactcTCCCGTGTTTCTTTTTAGGAGAACACTGATGACAGGCTCTATCCCTGTGACTTAAttgtctcccaaaggccccacctccagatactatcgcattggggattagggcttcgacatatgaatttggggggaagtGTGGAGCACAAACatcaaacattcagtctatagcactcAATAAAGAAAAACTGTCCCCCTCCCCAGAAAGTGTGTTGGAAATttatggagacatttttggttgtcatagaAATTGGGGGTAGCACCAGCACTTAGTGGGGACACTTGACATGCTGCAATATACAACCTGATGAAGGTTTCCCCCACATGctacataactttttaaaatgctctACCGGACATTTTTAGGACTGTTTATAATTATCCAAGACTTGATTCTAGTTTacctaaaaagataaaatatattttatatatacatttgaatgaatttgtCAGATTATAGAAACTGAGAGAGGAAAGTACTGAGCTTTCTTCTCAACTTCATTGGACCCAACAGTATGCATTGATCTGCATTTGTGCCTGCTATATTCACAGAGGTTCTATGGATAGGTGCCTGGACTATGTTATTATATCATCTATCACATAAGGGTCTGAACacttacacgtggaaataacattttataatttattattattatatttttatattatagttgggacacttaatttttttaaaattgtctggAGATCAATTACATGATTTGTAAATTTCATTACAAAGGGGCAttgcaaaatatgtgttaataaaGGATACAACAGTTCTGATTCCATTCATGAATGTTTCAGCATTTATTTAACTAGTCTTTGATTGATGCACGCTTGGGCTATTTCTAACGTTTTACTTTTACAAATAATGTTGCAGTGAAGAACTTTATAGATATCATTTCCTATGTTCACAGTGTTGGAATTTTTATTagttaataacattaaaaatcctGGAAATTTTTCACTTCGAGATCTGTGCTTCTGCTTTCTGATAATGACATTCCAACAATCTTGGGGCTTTTGTTTCTTCCCAGCGATGTCTGGGACTGAGAAGTAGCTGCCCACTTTTGACAAGCTAtgttagtctgctcaggctgccataacaaaacatcacacactgggtggcttaaataagagaaatttatttctcacagttctagaggctagaaagtCCAAGTCAAGGTGCTGGAAAGATAGGTTTTATTCTGAAGCCTCTTATCCTGGCTTGTAGGTGGCCCTCACCTTGCTGTGTTCTCATATGACCTCTCCTTTGTGCACACTCAaagacagaaagggagagagagtttCCTAGTGTCTCATTTTATAAGGTCACCCATCTTATCAGAGTAAGGCCTCACCtttatgaactcatttaatctatctccaaatacagtcacactgggagttagggcttcaatatatggATTTGGAAAGGGGGGAACACAATTTATTCTATAGCACAAGGCACGTACCCTCCAGTTGCCAATAGCGTCCATCACTCCTCACTGTCTTCTTAACGCTGACTACAATCAGTTCCCACTCATTGTCACA from Gorilla gorilla gorilla isolate KB3781 chromosome 7, NHGRI_mGorGor1-v2.1_pri, whole genome shotgun sequence carries:
- the LOC115935612 gene encoding putative UPF0607 protein ENSP00000382826, which translates into the protein MRLCLIPRNTGTPQRVLPPVVWSPPSRKKPVLSARNSMMFGHLSPVRIPRLRGKFNLQLPSLDEQVIPARLLKMEVRAEEPKEATEVKDQVEIQGQEDNKMGPCSNGEAASTSRPLETQGNLTSSWYNPRPLEGNVHLKILTEKNQTDKAQVHAVSFYSKGHGVASSHSPAGGILPFGKPDPLPTVLPAPVPGCSLWPEKAALKVLGKDHLPSSPGLLMVGEDMQPKDPAVLGSSRSSPPRAAGHRSRKRKLSGPPLQLQLTPPLQLRWDRDEGPPPAKLPCLSPEALLVGQASQREGRLQQGNMRKNMRVLSRTSKFRRRKQLLRRRKKTRQGRRGGSRL